The DNA window AAACCCCAGAAAAACGAACGGATAAGGAGGAAGACCACTGGCCATGAGCGCCGCGATGGGGGCGCACGGACCGGGCACCGGAACCACACGGACTCCCTGCTGACGACACGCCGCGACCAGACGGTAGCCGGGGTCGGCAATGAGCGGCGTCCCTGCGTCGGACACCACCGCGACCGAAAGCCCCTGCTCGAGAAGCGCGAGCACCTCGCCAATGCGGGAACTCTCGTTGTGTTCGTGCAGGCTCAGGAAGCGCTTGCCCGCGAGACCTGACAGCTGCAGCAGATGACCGGCCCGCCGGGTGTCCTCTGCCAGGATTACGTCAGCATCTTCCAGAGTTTGCTGCGCCCGGGGAGAGAAATCACCAAGGTTGCCAAGGGGTGTGGCCACGATCCAGAGCGTCCCGTACATCGATGATATCCTCCCAGTGTTCGACGACCGTTTCCCCGTGCAGAAAAAGTATGCTGACCAGATCGAAGCGGCATGGTCTGCTCCAAGACCGATGGCGACTCAGATATAACGTCCCCGCCTTGATCAGGCGCTTCTTTTTGGCCGATCCGATGGCTTCGCCGGGCTCGCCATGCACAGCCCTGGAGCGGGTCTTGACCTCGACAAAAACGAGCGTCCCGGCGTCTTCGCAAATCAGATCGATCTCGCCGCACGTGCAGCTGAAATTGCGTTCAACGATCCTGAATCCCTTTTCAGCCAAAAACGCGGCAGCCAGTTCTTCCCCGGCCTTACCCGTGATCAGATGCCGGGCAGCCACAGCTGCGCCTCCCGCGGCGTCGGCACGACGCCGCGAAAACTGACCCTGTGCGTCGGGCTTGGACCGAGCCTGCGCAGCGCATCAAGGTGCGTCTTGGTGCCGTACCCTTTGTGCACGGCGAAGCCGTAGCCCGGATAGCGCTGGTCCATGCACAGCAAAAGATCGTCCCGAAAGGTCTTGGCCAGAATTGAGGCCGCAGAAATGCAGGGGTGCAGGACGTCGCCGCCGACCACCGTCTTTTGGGGCAAGGAAGAGGGGAAACGCTGGTTGCCATCCACCAGGACCATGTCAGGACAAACCTTGAGGGCATCCAGGGCGCGGGCCATGGCGGCCAGGGTGGCCTGCAGGATATTGATGCGGTCGATTTCGCCGGGCCAGGAAAAACCTAAGGCCCAGGACACTGCCTGGGCCTTGATGGCTTGTGCAAGCACCGCGCGACGTCGCGAGGAGAGCTTTTTGGAATCGGTCAGGCCCGGAAGGTCGAAATCCGAAGGCAATATGACCGCCCCCGCAACAACCGGACCGGCAAGACAGCCGCGTCCGGCTTCATCGATGCCGGCCTGAATCTGACCCGCAAACTGAGTGCAGCCTTTGGGGCTGAACAAATTGATCCTACCAGGCGTTCTTGGTCTTGATGCGGGCAGCTTTGCCCCTGAGGCTACGCAGGTAGTAGATGCGGCTCTGACGAACCACGCCTTCGGAAATGACTTCGATGCGGTCGATGGTCGGGGCATGCAGGGGGAAGATGCGTTCCACGCCGACGCCATCGGAAACCTTGCGCACGATGAACGTGCTGTCGGTGGTGCCCTTCTTCAAACGCAGAACCACGCCCTGGAAAACCTGGATGCGTTCTTTTTCGCCTTCGATGATGCGGGTATGCACCTTGACCGTGTCACCGGCGCGGAAGCGGGGATGGTCGGCACGCAGGTGCTCGTTTTCAATCTTCTGGATGATGTTCATGATTTTCTCCTTTATCTGAAGCGGCCTGTGGGCCGCAACGTGTGCGTCTTATCCGATATCGCCCAGCAGGCGGTCCACCATGATGGAAGCCGCGGAACGGACGGAAAGGTGGTTGTACCTATCCATAAAACGTATGGCCCGCAACATGCCGTCGGCCCCTGCCAGAACGTCGCGCTGCAAACCGTGTCCGGTGCCCAGGACCAGAAGAACAGGCTCCTTCTGAAGCATCCGGGACACCTGGGCGCAGGTCATGTTTCCAGCCTTGGCACTGGTGGCCACGACCTTGGGACGCACGCCCGTGCAATCCGTGATTTCCGCGATGGCCTCGTCCAGCAGGCCGACCACCCGGACCCGGCCCAGGGCAGTGCCACGATCCGGATTTGCCTTGAGCCCGTACCCCTCGCGCCAATGGCCGATAAGGGTGCGGGCAAGGTCCTGCTGATCCGCGACCGGGGTGCAGACAAAATATCCGCCAAGCCCATAGGTACACGAAACGCGTGCAATATCGTGGAGGTCAAGGTTTGTCAAAGACGTAGTGATGGTCTGACCCGATTTATTTTCAACCGGGTAATGGACCAGCGCCACGAAAAGATTCCGCCCCGGCCGTGTCCGCTCGAGCCCTTTCAGGTACCCGATATCTTCATCACTGAGCTCCGCCTGGGCAAGAATGTCCGGGCGCAAGGCCAGGGTCGTCTCCAGACTCTTTTCCCGCCGCCAGGCAGTGATGCGCCCGTGATGCCCCGAAGACAGAACCTCCGGCACTTTCAGGCCTTCGTACTGTTCGGGCCTTGTGTAGTGAGGATATTCAAGCAAGCCGGAACTGAAACTTTCCTCGTCAGCGCTCTCGTCTTTGCCCATGAACTCGGGGACGAGTCGGCTCACGGCCTCGATCAGACACAGGGCTCCTGTCTCGCCGCCGTTCAGGACAAAATCGCCCACGCTGACCGGTTCGATCTCACTAAGCTCTTCGAGCCGGGCATCAATGCCTTCATAACGCCCACACAACAGCGCGAGCTCTTCCTCCACGGCCAGCTCCCGGGCCAAGGCCTGAGTCAGGGGACGTCCCTTGGGGCTGAGCATGAGCACCCGGGCCTTTGGTCCCAGGGTTCCAAGCGCGCGGAGGATCGGATCAACGGCCATGACCATACCCGGCCCCCCCCCGTAGGGACGGTCATCGACATTGTGATGCCTGTCCGTGGAATGGTCGCGCGGATTGATGAACGAAAACTCTATCAGCCCCTTTTCCCTGGCCTTGGACAGGAGTCCGCAGGAAAGGGGGGAGTCGAAAAATTCGGGAAAAATGGTGATGACGGAAAATCGCATTCCTGCTTCCACTACGGCCGAAGCGGGCCGCGGCACGGGGTCATGACTGTTGATACAATTCGAGCAGGCCGTCCGGGGGGTCCACCAGGATGACTCCGGCGTCGAGGTCAATACCCCGGATGAACTCGTCCACGGCCGGAAGCATGATCTCGTTGCCGTCCTCGTCGTGGATGAACCACAGCTCCTGACCGGCCACGTCCCGGATGTCTTCCAGAAGGCCGATGCGGGAGCCGTTCACATGCATTACCGGCAGGCCGATCAGATCTTCGGGGCGAAACTCGTCATCGTCCAGCGGCGGCAGGTCGCGTTCCCGCGCCAGCACGTCGGCACCGCGCCACGCCTCCGCCTGGTCCCGCCCCTGAGAACGGTCAACCGTGATCAAGGCGCGCCCCTGGTGCGCTCGCCATCCTTCCAGGATGCACGGCTTGGGCTTTTTGCCCGGTAGGCGCAGGTAGACGCGGGTCAAACCCTCAAAGATGAAAGGGGAGTCTGCATATGGTTCGATGCAGAGCTCCCCCCTGAGGCCATGTGGTTTCTGAACCCGACCCAGTTCCACGAGCTTTACCGGGTCCAACTTCTCTTCGGACACGTTACTCCAGAATTTCCAGGACTGAACGTTTCCTGATTTTGGTTGAAGCCGCGCCCAAGATGGTGCGCATGGCCCGGGCCGTGCGCCCCTGCTTGCCGATGACCTTGCCCAGATCTTCCTTGGCAACCTTGAGCTCAATGACGGAGGTCTGCTCTCCCTCGATTTCAGTCACCGAGACACTGTCCGGATTGTCTACCAGAGACTTGGCAATGAATTCGATCAAATCCTTGAGCATGAGCACCTCCGCTGAAGATCTGTGGATCGCACGATGAGCCGGGCGACGAGCCTTGGAGGTACTATTTACTGAATCCAGACTTCTTTAGCAAGGAGCGAACCGTATCCGTGGGCTGCGCACCAAGTTCGATCCAGTTTTTGACCTTGTCCTGATCAAATTTGATCTCGGCGGGTTCGGTCATGGGGTTGTAATAGCCCACATAATCAAGGGCCCGGCCGTCACGGCGGGAAGCGGAATCCACTGCCACGATGCGGTAAAACGGTTTCTTCTTGGAGCCCATGCGGGTCAGTCTGAGTTTCAAAGCCATTGTTGTTCTCCCTGAACGTAAGTGTATTGCGCGAACGCCTATGTCCGGTCGTAACCGAAACAAGGGTCGCCCGACTATTTTTTTCTGCGCTGCTTTTTGGCCTTCTTGCGCTTTTCCTTGAGCTTGGCCGCTTCCGCGGCGGTTCGTCCACCGCCGCCGGAAGGCATCCCGCCGGGCATCCCGGGCATGCCGCCCGGCATCGCTCCCATCCCAGGCATTCCGGGCATTCCAGGCATGCGTCCGCCCTGAGGCATGGACGGCATCTTGCCGCCTGCCATCTTCTTCATCATCTTCTGCATCTGCTCAAAATTCTTGAGAAGCTGATTAACCTCGGTCACCGTAACCCCACTGCCCTTGGCTATACGCTGCTTGCGGCTGGGGTTGATGATCTTCGGTTCGTGACGCTCGGCCATGGTCATGGAACTGATCATGGCCTCGACCTTGCCGAGTTCCTTTTCGGGCATCTGCACGTCCTGCAACTGCTTGCGGATCTGCCCCATGCCCGGAATGAGCTTCATGATGCCCTCAAGGGAACCAAGCTTCTTGATGCGCCGCATCTGAGTGCGAAAATCTTCGAGATCAAATTCGGCCTTCTTGAATTTCCTTTCAAGGGCCTCTGCTTCCTTGGAATCAATGGTCGACTGCGCCTTCTCGATCAGCGTCAGCACGTCTCCCATGCCAAGAATCCGGGACGCAATGCGGTCCGGGTGAAATACTTCAAGTTCGCTGAGACGCTCGCCCATGCCGACAAACTTGAGCGGCTTGCCGGTGATGGACTTGATGGACAACGCCGCGCCGCCACGGGCATCGCCGTCCATCTTGGTCAGCACAACACCGGTGATGTCCAGAACTTCGTTGAATTTCTCGGCAACGGTGACCGCATCCTGGCCGGTCATGGCGTCGGCCACGAACAAAATTTCCTGCGGACGGCATTTTTCCTTGATGCCGACCAGCTCCTGCATGAGCAATTCATCAATATGCAGGCGGCCCGCCGTATCGATGAGGATCACGGAGCAGCCCTTGAGTTCTGCGTCGCGCATGGCGTCAACACAGATGTCCACCGGATTCATGTCCACGGTGGAAGGATAGACCGGCACGCCCAGCTCAGCTCCGAGCTTCGTCAGCTGATCAATGGCCGCCGGACGATAGACGTCGGCAGGGACCAGATACGGAGCATACTTCTGGCGGCGCAGGAACAGGGCCAGCTTGGCCGCCGACGTGGTTTTGCCCGAACCCTGCAGGCCGGACATCATGATCACGTAGGGCGGCTTGCCCTGTAGGTTCAGCGCGCAATTCTCACCGCCCAGGAGTTCGATCAGCTCTTCGTGAACGATCTTGATGACCTGCTGGCCAGGGGTCAGGCTGCCGAGGACATCCTGTCCAAGAGCGCGAACCTTAACCTTTTCGACAAAGTCCTTGACGACCTTGAAATTGACGTCGGCTTCCAGGAGGGCCAGACGCACTTCGCGCAAGCCATCCTGGATGTTGCTTTCATCGAGGCGGCCGTGGCCGCGCAGTTTTTTAAAGACCGATTCAAGTCGGTCGGACAAGCTATCGAACATTCAAGGGCACCTGTGCTGGGGAAAAGAAGAAGGGATGCATAGACAAGTTCGACCCACTCGTCAAGCAGAAGCAAACCATGGCATCACGGCGCGAGGCATCCCCACGCGCCGCGACGAAATCAGCCTAGAGCTTTGGCCACGGCACGCGCGAAGCCGGGAGCCGCGCCGCGGATTGTGGCCTCGTCCACGCAGAAGGCCAGGCGGAAAAAGCCCGGATAACCAAAACCCGAACCGGGCACGGCCAGAATCTGCTCCTGCATGAGTTCGCTGACGAAAGCCGCATCATCCCCACCCTTGGGAATACGCGGAAAGAAGTAAAACGCGCCCTGCGGCATGGAAAATTCAATCCCAGCCTCACGCAGTACCTCGGCCATGGCATCACGACGCCGGGCATAGATCGAGGCGTCCACCTCGTGGCCCAGGGCCTTGGCCAGCAGCTTCTGCCCCACTGCCGGTGCGTTGACGAAACCCAGGATACGGTTGGCCA is part of the Deltaproteobacteria bacterium HGW-Deltaproteobacteria-18 genome and encodes:
- a CDS encoding YraN family protein gives rise to the protein MAARHLITGKAGEELAAAFLAEKGFRIVERNFSCTCGEIDLICEDAGTLVFVEVKTRSRAVHGEPGEAIGSAKKKRLIKAGTLYLSRHRSWSRPCRFDLVSILFLHGETVVEHWEDIIDVRDALDRGHTPWQPW
- a CDS encoding ribonuclease HII is translated as MFSPKGCTQFAGQIQAGIDEAGRGCLAGPVVAGAVILPSDFDLPGLTDSKKLSSRRRAVLAQAIKAQAVSWALGFSWPGEIDRINILQATLAAMARALDALKVCPDMVLVDGNQRFPSSLPQKTVVGGDVLHPCISAASILAKTFRDDLLLCMDQRYPGYGFAVHKGYGTKTHLDALRRLGPSPTHRVSFRGVVPTPREAQLWLPGI
- a CDS encoding 50S ribosomal protein L19, with translation MNIIQKIENEHLRADHPRFRAGDTVKVHTRIIEGEKERIQVFQGVVLRLKKGTTDSTFIVRKVSDGVGVERIFPLHAPTIDRIEVISEGVVRQSRIYYLRSLRGKAARIKTKNAW
- a CDS encoding tRNA (guanosine(37)-N1)-methyltransferase TrmD, which translates into the protein MRFSVITIFPEFFDSPLSCGLLSKAREKGLIEFSFINPRDHSTDRHHNVDDRPYGGGPGMVMAVDPILRALGTLGPKARVLMLSPKGRPLTQALARELAVEEELALLCGRYEGIDARLEELSEIEPVSVGDFVLNGGETGALCLIEAVSRLVPEFMGKDESADEESFSSGLLEYPHYTRPEQYEGLKVPEVLSSGHHGRITAWRREKSLETTLALRPDILAQAELSDEDIGYLKGLERTRPGRNLFVALVHYPVENKSGQTITTSLTNLDLHDIARVSCTYGLGGYFVCTPVADQQDLARTLIGHWREGYGLKANPDRGTALGRVRVVGLLDEAIAEITDCTGVRPKVVATSAKAGNMTCAQVSRMLQKEPVLLVLGTGHGLQRDVLAGADGMLRAIRFMDRYNHLSVRSAASIMVDRLLGDIG
- the rimM gene encoding 16S rRNA processing protein RimM, producing MPRKIWARSSASRGARPGPCAPSWARLQPKSGNVQSWKFWSNVSEEKLDPVKLVELGRVQKPHGLRGELCIEPYADSPFIFEGLTRVYLRLPGKKPKPCILEGWRAHQGRALITVDRSQGRDQAEAWRGADVLARERDLPPLDDDEFRPEDLIGLPVMHVNGSRIGLLEDIRDVAGQELWFIHDEDGNEIMLPAVDEFIRGIDLDAGVILVDPPDGLLELYQQS
- a CDS encoding KH domain-containing protein produces the protein MLKDLIEFIAKSLVDNPDSVSVTEIEGEQTSVIELKVAKEDLGKVIGKQGRTARAMRTILGAASTKIRKRSVLEILE
- a CDS encoding 30S ribosomal protein S16 encodes the protein MALKLRLTRMGSKKKPFYRIVAVDSASRRDGRALDYVGYYNPMTEPAEIKFDQDKVKNWIELGAQPTDTVRSLLKKSGFSK
- a CDS encoding signal recognition particle protein, with product MFDSLSDRLESVFKKLRGHGRLDESNIQDGLREVRLALLEADVNFKVVKDFVEKVKVRALGQDVLGSLTPGQQVIKIVHEELIELLGGENCALNLQGKPPYVIMMSGLQGSGKTTSAAKLALFLRRQKYAPYLVPADVYRPAAIDQLTKLGAELGVPVYPSTVDMNPVDICVDAMRDAELKGCSVILIDTAGRLHIDELLMQELVGIKEKCRPQEILFVADAMTGQDAVTVAEKFNEVLDITGVVLTKMDGDARGGAALSIKSITGKPLKFVGMGERLSELEVFHPDRIASRILGMGDVLTLIEKAQSTIDSKEAEALERKFKKAEFDLEDFRTQMRRIKKLGSLEGIMKLIPGMGQIRKQLQDVQMPEKELGKVEAMISSMTMAERHEPKIINPSRKQRIAKGSGVTVTEVNQLLKNFEQMQKMMKKMAGGKMPSMPQGGRMPGMPGMPGMGAMPGGMPGMPGGMPSGGGGRTAAEAAKLKEKRKKAKKQRRKK